AGATAGTAGTTATCAAGTCCATATTTATGGCGGTGAATAAGGAGGGTCTAATAGTGGAAATCACAGAAGACACAATTAAGCACGTGGCGGTGTTGTCACGACTTGAGTTTAATGAAGACGAAATCGGTACAGTTACCGAACAAATGAGTTCAATTATTAACATGGCCGACCAATTATCAGAAGTTGATACTGATGGTGTTGCCGAAACAGTGCAAGTAGTTGATCGCGACACTGTTTTCAGAGAAGATAAGCCAGAGCACTGGCAAAATCGTGCAGAATTAATGAAGAATGTTCCTGAACAAGCCAATGGCTTCATCAAGGTTCCTGTAATTATTAATAAGGATGAGGACGAGTAATGAACTACTTAAATGAAGATATTGACTCATTAAACCAAAAACTTGCACAGGGTGACTTGTCAGCTGAGAAGCTTGCTCAAGATACTGTTGCAAATATTAAGAAAACTGACGATAAACTGAATGCCTGGATTACTGTTCAAGATGATGCAGAACCTGCTGCTGATTTGGACTTTGCCAAGAATAAGCTTGCTGGTATTCCAATTGCCATTAAGGATAACATTATCACGAGTGGTGTTAAGACTACAGCTGCTAGTCACATTTTGGACAACTACATTCCAGTTTATGATGCCACTGTTATTGAAAGATTAAAGAAGGCACAAGCAACCTTTGTTGGCAAAACTAACATGGACGAATTTGCGATGGGTTCTTCAACAGAGCATTCATACTTTGGCGCAACTCATAACCCATGGAACTTGGACAAGGTTCCTGGTGGTTCATCCGGTGGTTCTGCCGTTGCTGTTGCTTCCGGTCAAGTTGTTGCAGCACTTGGTTCAGATACCGGTGGTTCAATCCGGCAGCCAGCTGCCTTTAACGGTATTTTCGGCATTAAGCCAACCTATGGTCGTGTCTCACGTTGGGGCTTAATTGCCTTTGGCTCATCACTTGATGAAATCGGGGTAATGAGTAAGCGTGCTAAGAGTGCTGCCGAAGTATTAAATGTCATTGCCGGCAGCGACGACCATGACTCAACTTTATCAACTCGCGAAGTTCCTGACTTTACTAAGTTTATTGGTCAAGATGTTAAGGGGCTGCGGGTTGCGGTTGTTAAGGAATACATGGCTGCTGTTGATGGTGAAATGCACGACGTTATCCAAAAGCAAATCGATGCTCTTGAGGATGCTGGTGCAATTATCAGTGAGGTATCATTGCCGTTAACTAAGTATGTTGTTCCTGACTATTACATTATTGCTTCAAGTGAAGCTTCATCTAACTTGCAACGGTATGATGGTATTCGTTACGGCTACCGTGCAGAAGATACTAAGAATTTGCTTGACGTTTATGTTAAGTCACGTTCAGAAGGTTTCGGTACTGAGGTTAAGCGCCGGATTATGTTGGGTTCATTTGCTTTGTCAGCTGGTTCATACGACCGCTTCTTCAGACAAGCTGCTAAAGTTAGAACCTTAATTTGTGATGAATTTGATGAAATCTTTGCTAATAATGATGTTATTGTTGGGCCAACAACTACGGAACCAGCATTTGGCATCGGCAGTGAAATTTCTGATCCAATTAAGATGTACAATAATGATATTTTGACGATTTCTGCTAACTTGGCCGGTATTCCAGCAGCTAGTGTCCCAGCTGGATTGGTTGACGGGATGCCTGTTGGTTTCCAAATTATGGCTAAGCGATTTGACGAAGGCAGCATTTTTAAGACAGCTGACTTTATTGAACGGACGAACAAGTTTTATGAAAAAACACCAGCCGGAATGGAGGATTAACTGATGAATTTTAAATCAACGATTGGATTCGAAGTCCACTTCGAATTAAAGACAAAGAGTAAAATTTTCTCACCTTCTCCGGTAAGTTATGGTGCTGAAGCTAACACTGAAACTAACGTTATTGACTGGGCAATGCCAGGGGTTTTGCCATTTGTTAACAAGGACGTTTACCGTTTGGGAATCATGGTTGCGTTAGCAACACATGCACACATCTTGCCGACCACACACTTTGACCGGAAGAACTACTACTACCCAGACAGTCCTAAGGCTTACCAGATTACGCAATTCTTCCAACCATTAGCTCGTGATGGCTATGTAGAAATCGAAGTTCATGGTAAAAAGAAGCGCATCGGTATTCACGAAATGCATATCGAAGAAGATGCTGGTAAGAACACTCATGGTACCAACGGCTTTTCATACGTTGACTTGAACCGTCAGGGTGTGCCATTACTTGAAGTTGTTTCTGAACCAGAAATTGCCGATCCTGATGAAGGTTACGCTTACCTCGAAAAGCTGCGTAAGATTGTTCAGTTTACTGGTGCTTCTGATGTTAAGATGGAAGAAGGTTCAATGCGGGTTGATACCAATATTTCCATTCGTCCGGCTGGTCAAAAAGAGCTTGGTACCAAAGTAGAAATGAAGAACCTGAACTCCTTTGAACACGTCCGTAAATCTTTAGCTTATGAAGAAAAGCGTCAAGCTCAAGTTCTGCTGTCAGGTGGGCGCGTGCAGTTATCAACACGTCGGTTTGACGAAGCAACTGGTAAGACTGTTCTTGAGCGAGTTAAGGAAGGCGACGCTGATTATCGTTACTTCCCAGAACCAGACCTTGCTCCAGACCACATTAGTCAAGAGTGGATTGACGAGATCGCTAAGACTTTGCCACGTTCAGCTGAAGAACGCTACAACCAATATGTTAATGACTTTGGCTTGAAGGCTTATGATGCTAATGTTTTGTTGCAAACTAAGGAAAGTTCTGACTTCTTTGACAAGGCAGTGGTTGCTGGCGCTGATCCACAATTAGCTGCTAACTGGATGAATACCCAAGTTAATGGTTACTTGAATGACAATCGGGTTGAATTAACCGACATTAAGTTGACACCAGAGCACCTAGCTGCAATGATTAAGCTGATTAAAGACGGGACGATTTCTTCTAAGATTGCCAAGAAGGTCTTTGCGGAAACGATTACTAACGGGACTGACCCGAAGAAGTACGTTGAAGATAAGGGCATGGTGCAGTTATCAGATACCAGTGTCTTGGCACCAATGGTTAAGGAAGTTGTTGATAACAACCCACAATCAGTTGAGGACTTCAAGAACGGTAAAGATCGGGCTATTGGTTATCTCGTTGGTCAAATTATGAAACAAACTCGTGGTAAGGCTAACCCGAAGGTAATCAACAAGCTGTTGAATGAAGAATTAAACAAGCGTTAATGCTAATTTTTAAGTAATAAGGTAGTAACTATGACTAAAAAAGCAAGATTGATTTATAATCCTGTATCTGGTCACGAACAGATGCCTAAAAATGTCGCTGATATTTTAGACGTCTTGGAACGTGCTGGCTATGAGGCGAGCGCTTTTAGAACTACACCCGCGAAAAAAAGTGCTCAAAAAGAAGCTACACGAGCTGCAACTGAAGGCTTTGATCTGATTGTGGCTGCTGGCGGTGATGGTACGATCAATGAAGTCGTTAACGGGATTGCCTTTTTAGAAAAAAGACCGAAGATGGCCATTATCCCCGCAGGTACGACTAATGATTATGCGCGGGCATTGCATATTCCCCGTGATAGTGTCGAAGCAGCAGCCAAGGTTATTTTAAATAATAAGACGCGCAAGATGGACATTGGTAGAGCAACCTTCGCTAGTGAAGACCAATATTTTGTAAATATTGCAGCTTGTGGTTCGCTTACGGAATTAACGTATGGCGTGCCTTCTGAGGTTAAGTCAGCTTTAGGTTATGTTGCTTATCTGATTAAGGGTGCAGAAATGTTACCACACTTAACTGAAAATGAATTGCGCCTTACTTATGATGCTGGTGTCTATGAGGGGAAGCTGTCAATGCTGCTTTTGGGGATGACTAATTCGATTGGTGGTTTTGAGCAAATTATGCCGGATGCGGAACTTAGTGATGGGTTGTTCCAGTTGATTATTGTTAAGCCATCTGATCCGGTTAAATTATTGCGATTAATGGTTTTAGCCTTAAATGGTAAGCATGTTGATGATCCAGACATTATTTATACGAAAACACGCAGTTTGAAAATTGATTTGATCGGCAAGAGTGCTGGTCAAAAGTTACCAGTTAATCTTGATGGTGAAATTGGTGATTACTGCCCTGTTACTTTTAAAAATCTGCAGCAACGAATTGAATTTTACGTTGGTGAATAAATTAAATAGTGTTACTAATCTTTTTGAGATTAGTAACACTATTTTTTATTTTTAATAATTGTAATATGCAATTATTATCATGACATAAAGTTTTACACTGAAAAATTATTTCCTGATTTTACTTGATTTAACAATGAAAGATATATGCTAATCTGTTTAATACATAAAATGAAGCGCTTTAATTGATTAAGAATTTATAAAAGAATATGATGACTTTGTAAAGTGTTTGAATATATTTATTTTATATATCTATCGTAGGAGCAAAAAATGTTAGGAAAAAATAATTTTAAAGAGAGATTACGAAAAATGAGTCTTGAGTCGAAGAAAGATCGTTTTTCAATTAGAAAACTAACAATCGGCGTTGCGTCGGTCTTGCTCGGTTTTACCTTTATGGGCGTTAAGGGGCAAACTGTAAAGGCTGACACTGTGCAGCCAGAACAAAACCAAAGTGCTTCAGCAACCCCAACTGCTGAATTAGACAGCAAATCAGAAGCTAAGTCTGATGCTTCTGCGAATAAGAGCAGCCAAAACTTAACGACTTATGCTGGGTTAAAGTCGTTCTTGAGGGATGATTCTTCAGAAGCTAAGCCAGAGGAACCTGCTAAAACTCCAGACAAAGATGATCAAACGCCACCAACTACTGATGAACAAAAGCCGGTAACCACTCCGGATGAGAACCAGACGCCGATAGCACCTGATCAAAATACCGATCAACCAGCTACTAAGCCAGATGAGAATGGTCAAAAACCAGACTCTGATACAGCGGTTAATATTACCACTGGTGCTGAAGATAACGCTGCAGCAGCGACGACAACGCAAAAGCAAAAACCACAAGCAAAGGGCTTACTCGAGACGCTTAACTTGGCAACGACTACGGAGTCTTCGGTTAATGTCGGTTCTTGGGTCGGGTTACTTGCTGCATTCAATAACAGTAATATTCATGAGATTAATATTATTAGTAATATTCAGGCTCCAACTGCTGGGGTGAGTGATATTACTGTTGCGACCAGACCTTTGGTAATTAAGTCTGCAGTCGCTGACCCAGATAATCCTGGTGATAGTCCGCGGTATACAATTGATTTCCAATTGTATCGGCCAAGAGACTTTAATATTACCCCCAATGTAAACATTACTTATGAAAACTTAAACATTTACAGTCGGACCTTTTACGGTTTGATGCAGACGAGTAGTAATACCCGAGCAATTGTTAATTTTAAGAATGTTAACTTTATTGGCTCGCAGATGATGTATGTTGGTGCGCATACAGAAGTGCATTTTTATGGCACTAATACAGCCCAAACGGTCAAAAGTTATACCAATGATTGGGGTACTTATAATGCTGAAGCTTCTAACCAGCAGTTATTTGAATTTACCAGAAAAGGCGGCCGTTTGATTTTTGAAAATGGTACTCAATTTACGGGGACAACATATAGCGGTAATGTTATTGAAATGACTAATGGGACAACTGGCTCAGATACAATCAATGGTGAGCAATTAGCTAATGACAACGAAGTAATTGTTAAGTCAGGGGCCGATGTCACCCTAAATCCTAAGGGCGGTAATATGCCTGATAGTGCAAATAGTGTTGAAAATAGTGATTCTGCTAATGGGATCTTGATATATAGCGGTCAAGGCTCAGTTGATATTCAGCAAGGTGGTAATATCAACATTAATGTTGGTGGTACAACTGATTACACCGGAACAATCAATAACCGTAAGGCTAAGGCAATTAACTTGGCTGATAGCGGTTCTAGCTTGACGGTTGAAGACGGTGGCAATTTAAATATTGTGACTAATGGCAATATCAGTGATAAAAAGAAAAAGGGTCCAGCAAGTACTTTAGTTAATATTGGTGGTAACTTAATTGTTGGCAAAAAGGCGAACTTTAATATTACTGGGACCAATATGGGTAATTTTGCCGGAACGTTGATGAACATTGGCGGTACTTCCGAGATCACCGGCAGTGATTTTAGGATTAAGCTAACTGACAACCCTGGTACTGGTAAGTTAACGCTGCTTAATCCGGGTAATGGGACGACAATTACTAACCCTGATGACTTCCTGCTTGATCGGGGAACCAATACTGCTGCCAATATTATCTCAACGGGTAACTTCACGCTTAACAGTGTTAGATTAAAGCAACCAGGTGAAACGGTTTCGAATGCTTTTAGAACATTTGGCTTTAAAGGCAATACTGATGGTACGTTAACAACGTTAGATACTGCGATTGAGGGGATTAGTCCAAGTGATGAAAGTGCTGCAATTGCGTTAATTAATAATCAAGATCTGCCAACTTTGGAGTTTATTAGTGCTAATGATGGTTTCTTGGCAATCGATCCCATTACAGATGACGATATTGAAATTGATAATGACGATAATGAAATAATTACCGGTTATGCTAACGAAGGTGGTGCTTATATTGCTGCAGTAATGCCTAATAGTGATCGGTTAGGCGAGATAACTAGTCCGTACCATAAAGAAGCCGATCAAGGAATTAAGTATGCGGCTGTTTCCGCTGATACTCCAGAAACTAGTGGTGCTCATCAAGGTAAATTTAAGTTTACTATTACGGTACCTAAAGCTAGTCTTACTGGTATTACAACGGGAAGCATGGTCACGTTAACAGCTACCAAGAACTTTGTGGAAGGTGACCCATCACTAGAAGATCCACAAAATCCGCAAACAGCAAAATTGTACGCTGTAGATGAAATTGCAGCTAAGCGGCAGGCAGATGCAGCTAAGGCAATTAATGATGCAGCAGATGCAGCAAAGCAACAGATAAATACCTTGTTTGGTGAGGATACTGCTAAAGCACAACCGTATCTTGACGCAATTGATGAATGGGTCAATAAGTCAACGGCTAATGATCCAACTTCTGCTGATTCGGTTTACGGTACAACTGATAAGGATGAAATAATTAATCGTCGCGACACGGCAATTACTGCGATTAACCAGCAGGTAACTGATGCTGAAACAGCAAATGCAAAGGCTGCACGGGAGGCAGCTAAACAAGAAGTTAAGGAATATGCCCAAAAGGCTAACCAATATTTAGGTACCACTGATGATGAGAAAATTCAAGCTGCCGTTACTGCTGCTAATAAAGCAATCGATGAGGCAACAGGTGATGGTATTGATACAGCGGTAGTGACGGCTAAGAAAAATATTTTAGCTGCATTCAAGGCTCAGGCCCAAGCGGCTATAACTGAGGAGACCACTACTAATTCGAATAAGATTAAAAACGTCTTCGCATTATCATCGACACAAAAGACGAAGTATGATGATGAACTGCAGTCTGCTACTACAGACGGCACAAGTGCAATTGACGCAACTACTGATTTGGATACTGCTGGTCAAGCCTTTCAAGATGCAAAAACCAATACTGAAAAAGTCTTTGATACTGCTAAGACGATTTCAGAATTGCGGACATATAAAAATACGTTGAAGCAAAAGTATCCAAGTTTGGCCGATGAACTCGAGAGTGAGTCAGCAACTTATGAAGAGCAGATTGACGCTGGCACCAGTGATCTGGCTACTGGTAAAGCTGCCCTTGACAAGATTGTTACAACGCATAATGCTACTGCGACTACTGAATTACAGACAGCTTATGATAAGGCTAAACAGGAGCTTGCGAGCAGTTCTAATTCCAAGGTTCAAGATGCGTTAACTGCAGCCCAAGATGCAATTAATGCAGTGGGCACTGCTGGGGACGAAGCTGATATGACTGCTAAAAAAGAGGCAGCCCAAACGGCAATTGATAAGTTGAACGCGTTAATTTCATTGCAAAACGAGGCTGCTAGTGAAAAGTCGAAGTATGCCGCAATGTATCCTAATGATGCTTCTGTTGTCGAACAGATTAATTCGGATATTGATACTGCGTTAGAAGCGGCAATTGACAAGATAACGAATAGTTCCACAACCAAAGATAATTTGCAAGAAGTAACAACCGCTGGCATTGTGGGCATTGACCGCGTTGGTGCTAAGACACAGCTTGAGCAAAAGGCGCAAGAAATTAAAGATCAAATTAATAACCTGTCAGGTTTAAGTGCTGGCGAACGTGATGAGCAAATTCAAAAAGTAGAGGACTTGTTGACTAACAGCAAGGACACTGGTTATCAAGATCAAATCGATCACGCAGCTAGTCAAGATGCGGTTAACACGTTAACTACCGCTGGTCTGACTGCGCTGAATAATTTATTGACAGACCAAACGTTAGCTTCTGAAAAGAATAATGCAATTATTAAATTACAGGATGCACAAAAAGCCGCTAATGATCAAATTGACGGTACTAGCTTGAGTGATGCCGACAAAGCTAAATATAAGCAGGACATCCAAGATCAAGTTGATCAAGGAATTAGCAATATTCAAGCAGGGACGTCGCAGGGCGCAATTAACGATGCCGAAGTAACTGCCGAGAATCATATTAATGACATTGTAACTAATGCTAATACTCAGGATACTACATTGCAGGCTGCGCAAACTGCCGCAATCAATGACCTTAACCAATATGCACAAACCGCTAAGAATATGATTGACAGTTTGCCAGCTGAGCAGTTGAGTGCTAGTGAAAAGGAAACCTACAAGAATCAAATTGACCAAGCTGTTACTGCGGCAACTAATAACATCAATACCGCAACAACGCTAGAGGATGTTACTAGTTCCAAGACAATTGGTAAGACTAACATTGATAAGGTTCAAGTAGTTGCCGATTTAGCAGCTGCTAAAGCTAAGGCAGTACAGGAGTTAACGGCTTCGCAGACAGCTAATAAGCAAAAAATTGATGAATTGTTTACCGCAGGCAAGATTGATGCCGCTAAGCAAGCTGAGCTAAAGGGCAAGATTGATGACTTTTACAATGATGCCGTTGACAAAGTCAATCATGATACCTCAACTGATCGAATCACGGTTGATAAGGATGCTGGAATCAAGGCAATGAATGGTGTGGCAACTGATGCTGCTAACACTGCTAATCAAGAAGTTGCAGATGCTAAAGATACCGCGTTAGATAATGATGGTAATCCAATTGGCTTAAATAATTTGGCTGAGCAACTCAAAGAGCACATTGAGCAAGATAGTAATTTAGGGCCAAGCCAAAAATTAGATTACCAAAAGCAGATTGATGATGCTTTAAATAGTGCTAAGGCCGATGTTGCTGCAGCAGAGACAACAGATGCTGTTAAACAAGCGGCAACTGATGGTCGGACTGCAATGTTGCAGATTAAAGATGCCGCAGATTTGCAATCAGCTAAAATTGCTGCTGAACGAGCATTATTGGCCAAGCATGATGCCATAATTGAGGCAATTAACCAAAAGAACAACATCGATAGTGACGGGAAGGCGGCTCTAATTGCTCAAGTTGAGTCTGCGTATAATACCGCTTTAGGCAAGGTTGATAACCCAACACCAGCAACAATTAACCAAGTTAATACTGAGCGCGATAATGGTATTGACAACATGCAAAACGTTTTAATCAGTGCCGGAGACCTTGATAGTTCAATTAAGGAATACCAAGATAAGCTTGACCAAGTAGCTCAGGATGCAGTTGAGCGAGTTAATAATTCGTCAATGACTGATGACGCTAAGCAAGAAGCAATTACGGAAATTAACAAAGCTCGTGATGATGGTAAAAAGGAAATTGCTGCTCAAGATAATTTGGCTGATATTAAGACTGCCGAAGCAGCTGGTGAAGCCGCAATTTTAAAGGCAGAAAAAGATACTAGTTTAGCTGCTGCTAAGGATGTTGCCAATAAGCAAATTGATGATGCAGTTACTAGTGCTAAAGAAGAGCTCAGTGATCCAGATCGCGGTCTGAATGCTGCTGAAATTGCTGCCGCTGAAGCTGCAATTGATACAGCTGCGATTGACGCTCACAATAAGATTAATGCGGCAACAACTGAATCAGCAGTTACTGCTGCTGAAAAATTGGGTCAATCAACAATTTATCAAGAAGTTGATAAGGCAGCATTGGTTGCAAAGAAGCGTCAAGCTAAAGAAGAAATTCAAGCTGCAATTGATAAAGAACAATTTAGCGAAGAAGATAAGCAGAAAGCCCAGAAGATTATGGATACTGCTACTACTTCGATTGATAAGGCGACTAATAATACAGATATTAAGGTTGCCAAAGATTTAGCTTTAGCAGGAATTAAAAATATTAAAGATGCTGCTGATCTGAATACCGCTAAAGATGCTGCGATTGCTGCTCTTGATAAAGAGTTAAATGGTGATGCAGCTACTGGAGATCCAGGAATTTTAGCACAGATTGCTAATAACCATGACTTAACTCCTGAGGAAGTAACAAAATATCAGGATCAAGCTAAAGAAGCTTATGATAAAGCAGTTGCTGAAATTAATGGTTCTGAAGATGGAGCGTCAATTCCAGCTAAGGAGCGTACTGGAATTTTAAATATTGACCAAGCTTTGGTTGACGCCATCTTGCAGAATAAGAAGAATAAGGCTGATACGGAACTGGAGCAGTTTGCTAAAGATGCCGCAACTGCAATTGATCAGTTGGAGTTGGATCAAACTAAAAAGGATAGTTTGAAGAGCTTAGTTAATAGCGAATTGGAAAAGGCAAAGGATAAGATTAATGCTGCAACCGATGAAACTGGAATTAATACGGCTTTAGTTGACGGTAAGACGGCAATTAGTAATATTAGCGGTCATGCAACTGATGAAGAATTGACTCAGGCAATAACGAATGCCATCGCTGATTTGCAAGATAAAGCAGATGATGTCAAGAAGCAGATTGCCCAGTCTTACAATGATGGCAAGATAGATCAAGACCAATACAAGCAATTGAACGACCAAGTTCAGACTGCTCTTGATAATGCAACAACAGCCATTAATCAGGCAACAACTCCGGCTGAAGTTTCCTCAGTAGCAGCAACTGGTGTAACATCTATTGCCGCAGTTGGCACTGCTAAGGGTATCGAAGAAGCCTTGAATGATAACTTGACGGCTTTGAATAATGCTGCCGATCAGGCAAATCAAGCAATTGATGCATCATCGAGTTCACCTGCTGAAAAGAAGGAGCAGAAGGCTGCAATTGAAGTTGAACGAGTTAAGGCTGCAGATAAGATTAAGGCTGCCAAGAACACATCTGATCCAATCACCAATATGGCGGCTGCTAAGGATGATGGCGTAAAGACAATTGCGAATATTTCTAAGCTTTATGGTGACAAGGATGCCGCAATTAAATATTTGAAGAAAATGGCTGATGCAATTAAAGCGCAAATTGCAGAGCTTGCTAAGAATCCGTCTGATGCAGCTAACCCATATTTGAGTGCTGGTGAAGTTGCGGCCGCTAATAAGGCAGTAAACGATGCGCTGGATGCAGCTATTTCAGCAATTAATGCAGCAGCGGATAATAATGAAATTGATTCAGCCAAAACTGCTGGTGATGCAGCAATTACTAACTCAACTTTGCCAGCACAATTAATAGTTGAGAAGAACAAGCAGATTGCAGCAATTAATGCTTACGCTACCGGCGCAAATGGTAACGGTGCAATTGATGGCTTAGGCTTAACCGATGAGCATAAGACAGCTTTGAAAGCCCAAATTGAGACGGCAAGAAAGAAAGCCGTTGACAAGATTAATAATGTTCAATTACCAGCTAATCCTACGACTGCTGATTTGACAGATGCGACAGCGGCAATTACCGATGCTGAGCAGGGTAATGTAACAAGCGGCGATGTAGCCGACTTTGGCGAG
The sequence above is a segment of the Lactobacillus sp. ESL0677 genome. Coding sequences within it:
- the gatA gene encoding Asp-tRNA(Asn)/Glu-tRNA(Gln) amidotransferase subunit GatA, with product MNYLNEDIDSLNQKLAQGDLSAEKLAQDTVANIKKTDDKLNAWITVQDDAEPAADLDFAKNKLAGIPIAIKDNIITSGVKTTAASHILDNYIPVYDATVIERLKKAQATFVGKTNMDEFAMGSSTEHSYFGATHNPWNLDKVPGGSSGGSAVAVASGQVVAALGSDTGGSIRQPAAFNGIFGIKPTYGRVSRWGLIAFGSSLDEIGVMSKRAKSAAEVLNVIAGSDDHDSTLSTREVPDFTKFIGQDVKGLRVAVVKEYMAAVDGEMHDVIQKQIDALEDAGAIISEVSLPLTKYVVPDYYIIASSEASSNLQRYDGIRYGYRAEDTKNLLDVYVKSRSEGFGTEVKRRIMLGSFALSAGSYDRFFRQAAKVRTLICDEFDEIFANNDVIVGPTTTEPAFGIGSEISDPIKMYNNDILTISANLAGIPAASVPAGLVDGMPVGFQIMAKRFDEGSIFKTADFIERTNKFYEKTPAGMED
- the gatB gene encoding Asp-tRNA(Asn)/Glu-tRNA(Gln) amidotransferase subunit GatB, which codes for MNFKSTIGFEVHFELKTKSKIFSPSPVSYGAEANTETNVIDWAMPGVLPFVNKDVYRLGIMVALATHAHILPTTHFDRKNYYYPDSPKAYQITQFFQPLARDGYVEIEVHGKKKRIGIHEMHIEEDAGKNTHGTNGFSYVDLNRQGVPLLEVVSEPEIADPDEGYAYLEKLRKIVQFTGASDVKMEEGSMRVDTNISIRPAGQKELGTKVEMKNLNSFEHVRKSLAYEEKRQAQVLLSGGRVQLSTRRFDEATGKTVLERVKEGDADYRYFPEPDLAPDHISQEWIDEIAKTLPRSAEERYNQYVNDFGLKAYDANVLLQTKESSDFFDKAVVAGADPQLAANWMNTQVNGYLNDNRVELTDIKLTPEHLAAMIKLIKDGTISSKIAKKVFAETITNGTDPKKYVEDKGMVQLSDTSVLAPMVKEVVDNNPQSVEDFKNGKDRAIGYLVGQIMKQTRGKANPKVINKLLNEELNKR
- the gatC gene encoding Asp-tRNA(Asn)/Glu-tRNA(Gln) amidotransferase subunit GatC is translated as MEITEDTIKHVAVLSRLEFNEDEIGTVTEQMSSIINMADQLSEVDTDGVAETVQVVDRDTVFREDKPEHWQNRAELMKNVPEQANGFIKVPVIINKDEDE
- a CDS encoding diacylglycerol kinase family lipid kinase encodes the protein MTKKARLIYNPVSGHEQMPKNVADILDVLERAGYEASAFRTTPAKKSAQKEATRAATEGFDLIVAAGGDGTINEVVNGIAFLEKRPKMAIIPAGTTNDYARALHIPRDSVEAAAKVILNNKTRKMDIGRATFASEDQYFVNIAACGSLTELTYGVPSEVKSALGYVAYLIKGAEMLPHLTENELRLTYDAGVYEGKLSMLLLGMTNSIGGFEQIMPDAELSDGLFQLIIVKPSDPVKLLRLMVLALNGKHVDDPDIIYTKTRSLKIDLIGKSAGQKLPVNLDGEIGDYCPVTFKNLQQRIEFYVGE